One segment of Pyxidicoccus trucidator DNA contains the following:
- a CDS encoding amidohydrolase family protein, which yields MGRTKRPRILDVDAHVVEPSHAWTHSLPRGLRERLRVRTPESPARTWEEEVEWRARLVLACEREGLDVEEVEEAMARAEPGLQYLEVDGKPLLTDTARQVWAPLAAGAFTRYLPLIRGGFDGASYVEVMRGMGVERAFFYPTVFLFLLGVDEMEPRLAVALMRAYNDWLHGFCAADPDFLRGVGALCRHEPAAMVREVERIAEWGWKAVTVHPQKVKGRLLSDPAFEPFWTRCEELGITVGLHGGAHIRLPDAGGAHARTQFGIHATANPLQLTLALLTLLEGGVLERHPNLRVGLLEGGCGWLPFWLWRLDSAWQRDGWTVSEHVRRKPSEYFARQCFITCEPSEPGLEQVIDAVGEGCMLYASDFPHLDHPPHIQEDAALLVERLGSRVAGKILWDNGCRFYGVRG from the coding sequence GTGGGAAGGACGAAGCGACCGAGGATCCTGGACGTCGATGCCCACGTGGTGGAGCCGAGCCATGCGTGGACCCACTCCCTGCCTCGCGGGCTGCGCGAGCGGCTGCGGGTGCGGACTCCCGAGTCCCCCGCGCGCACGTGGGAGGAAGAGGTGGAGTGGCGGGCGCGACTCGTCCTCGCGTGTGAGCGGGAGGGGCTGGACGTGGAGGAGGTGGAGGAGGCCATGGCGCGAGCGGAGCCGGGCCTGCAGTACCTGGAGGTGGATGGGAAGCCGTTGCTCACGGATACGGCGCGCCAGGTCTGGGCACCCCTCGCGGCGGGCGCCTTCACCCGCTACCTGCCGCTCATCCGGGGTGGTTTCGACGGCGCCTCCTACGTCGAGGTGATGCGGGGCATGGGCGTCGAGCGGGCCTTTTTCTATCCCACCGTGTTCCTCTTCCTGCTGGGAGTGGACGAGATGGAGCCGCGGCTCGCGGTGGCCCTGATGCGCGCCTACAACGACTGGCTGCACGGCTTCTGCGCGGCGGACCCGGACTTCCTGCGCGGCGTGGGCGCGCTGTGCCGGCATGAGCCGGCGGCCATGGTGCGCGAGGTGGAGCGCATCGCGGAGTGGGGCTGGAAGGCGGTGACGGTGCACCCGCAGAAGGTCAAGGGGCGGCTGCTGAGCGACCCCGCCTTCGAGCCCTTCTGGACGCGGTGCGAGGAGCTGGGCATCACGGTGGGGCTCCATGGCGGCGCGCACATCCGCCTGCCCGACGCCGGAGGGGCGCATGCCCGCACGCAGTTCGGCATCCATGCCACGGCCAATCCGCTGCAGCTGACCCTCGCGCTGTTGACCCTGCTGGAGGGGGGCGTGCTGGAGCGGCACCCCAACCTGCGCGTGGGCCTGCTGGAGGGGGGCTGTGGCTGGCTGCCCTTCTGGCTCTGGCGACTGGACTCGGCCTGGCAGCGCGACGGGTGGACGGTGTCAGAGCACGTGCGGCGCAAGCCCTCGGAGTACTTCGCCCGGCAGTGCTTCATCACCTGTGAGCCGTCGGAGCCGGGCCTCGAGCAGGTCATCGACGCGGTGGGGGAGGGCTGCATGCTGTACGCGTCCGACTTCCCCCACCTCGACCACCCTCCGCACATCCAGGAGGACGCCGCCCTGCTGGTCGAGCGGTTGGGCTCGCGGGTGGCGGGGAAGATACTCTGGGACAATGGGTGCCGGTTCTACGGCGTGCGCGGCTAG
- a CDS encoding nitrile hydratase subunit alpha, with protein MAPKKSSRSAAPTVKARKSPARGPAARKPPALKALARKAAALKAPARKKAPARKKAPARKKAPARKPPALRGGPKLVTNLGHVVDLDWLKTWPRIVARAWSDPAFMDKLKSAPTKVFEEYGLPLFPDFEYAIKSGAGRPLVTLSVPPRPAGAGYESVSDITTENGNSRPQSCTNTCGF; from the coding sequence ATGGCCCCCAAGAAGAGCAGCCGTAGCGCAGCCCCCACGGTGAAGGCTCGCAAGTCTCCAGCCCGCGGGCCCGCGGCTCGCAAGCCGCCCGCCCTCAAAGCCCTGGCACGCAAGGCCGCCGCCCTCAAGGCACCGGCACGCAAGAAGGCACCCGCACGCAAGAAGGCTCCTGCACGCAAGAAGGCTCCCGCACGCAAGCCTCCGGCCCTGCGCGGCGGGCCGAAGCTGGTGACCAACCTCGGGCATGTGGTCGACCTCGACTGGCTGAAGACCTGGCCGCGCATCGTCGCCCGCGCCTGGAGCGACCCCGCCTTCATGGACAAGCTCAAGAGCGCGCCCACGAAGGTCTTCGAGGAGTACGGCCTGCCGCTGTTCCCCGACTTCGAGTACGCCATCAAGTCTGGCGCGGGCAGGCCCCTGGTGACGCTGAGCGTTCCCCCCCGTCCGGCCGGCGCCGGGTACGAGAGCGTGAGCGACATCACCACCGAGAATGGCAACTCGCGGCCACAGAGCTGCACCAACACCTGCGGATTCTGA